The segment TAGAAAATAGATTAGCGtccgatagaaaatagataagcgTCCGATAGAAAACATTAGCGTCCGATAGAAAACAGATAAGCGtccgatagaaaatagataagcgTTCGATAGAAAACAGATAAGCGCCCGATAGATAGCAGATAAGCGTCCGATAGAAAAAAGATAAGCGTCCGACAGAAAACAGATAAGCGTCCGATGGAAAATAGATAAGCGTCCGATAGAAAATGTATTTtccgatagaaaatagataagcgcccgatagaaaatagataagcgaccgatagaaaatagataagcgcccgatagaaaatagataagcgataaaaaatagataagcgTCCGATAGAAAATAGATTAGCGTTCGATAGAAAACAGATAAGCGTCCGATGGAAAATAGATAAGCGTCCGATAGAAAATGTATTTtccgatagaaaatagataagcgCCCGATAGAAAACAGATAAGCGTCCGATGGAAAATAGATAAGCGcccgatagaaaatagataagcgaccgatagaaaatagataagcgaccgatagaaaatagataagcgatagaaaatagataagcgTCCGATAGCAAACAGATGAGCGtccgatagaaaatagataagcgTCCGATAGAAAACAGATAAGCGcccgatagaaaatagataatagatagaaaatCTACTGCTTTGTGGCATCTTTaaaatgaaaaggcttcgggagtcaatcctgaGCATAAATCCGGGGCCGGAGTCCCTTAGGCAGTTCATTATCACTTCCGACcacgttctggcaactcctgcgacgccgctggtgctaaaCTGCATCGGTCTTTGCCATTCATTTGGATCCAACaggtgcgtggagagagggagcttgctgcattatcaacagcttgctcctcacattcttattcttattattttattattattgttattatcattattatcaatattattattattgttattattatgttattattattgttattattattattattactattgttattattatcatttacatttattttcatcatttttatttcttttatcgtcgttattatcgttatcatttttatcattattattattactgctattattttagtattaacattactgttattatcaatattattattattattatttattataatgataataatgatactaataatgatattgataataataagaacagtaataataataatgataatactaattattattattattattattattattattatttatcataatgttaataacgataataataataatattgataataataataacagaaataataataataataataattattattattattattattattattaatatgattgttatcttgatccttattattaccattaatataattatcctttttattatcattattattattatcattattattattattatcattactattattattattctatatatcattattattattttcattatcattatatttatcattattattatccttatgatcattatcattattattattattactattattattgtcaataatactagtagtagtagtagtataaattatttgtatcattattattaatattatttttattattaatttcatcattgttatttttttatcattaacgctattactattattatcataattatttctgtttCGGGTAAGGAAGTATTTTTTTGCGCATAAAGTGTCGTTTGTGGATTTTCAAAATGGTTAACAGTCGGAACAaataaatgtacaatatattaaaggtcatatagcattaagataaagtattgtggcgaaaaagggTAAAGTTTAGtcaacaattaggataagtggacaggaaaaagggatgaagaagagaagggaaaggaaaggaggagaaaagagaaaattggcTGAGGCAGGGGcagaggtccaaggcagggctgatccctacattgggcttcagtctccacgacaacaacgagcaagggagaTTGGGgtggtattatattattattatatttatcactattattactattgttattgttattgctattagtatcattattattattattatcattattattattattatcattattattatcatcactattattattgttattatcattggtactcttgttataattattattatcatcattagtactattgttattatcattatcgtcattaatataattaatatcattatgattatcattaaaattatcattattattataatcattattaatatcattattattactattattactgttatcgtcatgattatcattattgctattatcgtcagtattatcattattattattatcatcattattattgctgatattgttattattatcattaccattactattattatcatcattattattatcattatcatcatcaacatctttctcatcatcatcaaaatcattatcattagtattagtatcatcacacTACTATCGTCCTCATTCTTATCAATAACGCTATTTATATTTCACTCCGGATGGGAAGCGAAGCGAACTCTCTTCTCTCTGGGACCTCTGAGCGACTCCACGCTAAGAGCGACagaaacgaggaagaaggggtgggtgggggtggggggggggaggggagttggaaaCCCTGCGGAGAGACACGCCTGATACAATTTCGTTCTATCGTTCCTTGCCATTTTAATGTTCAGGAAGAGCGTGGGTActtgtttttacattttcttacTCGTCTACTTTGTGCTGCTCTTCTACCGAGACTTGTAATATGCCTATGAAGCATATTACAATGGATATCTGCAGCTATCAAATTCTTGACGTTCAGGCTACTGTCTTCGTAATCATTAGATGCCACGCAAACAAGGGAGACTTGGCCTGGATCCAACGCAGTAATGAGTTGTGATCCGTAAGTATTATGGGAATCTCTGGTAGCTGGAAAACAAAGGCCATCTCTCTGTAAATGACATATAACAGCCATGGAGGAGTTTGGGTATGTTGTGGTTCTGCGGAAGTAAATGTCTTTACTAAGGTGTATATAGAGTTTAGTTGTACTGGTTTGACACTCATCCGATTTCTGATTGTTTATTGGCCCTCTACTTATGAACACTACTAAACCGTTGTCCCTAAACCACTCATCTAttaaacttacaaaaaaaaaaaaaaaaaaatgacttctaACGCAACTTCAAAATATTTACAAGCGAGATGGACAAGGATTCAGATCATGTACTGTTGTGAAGTCTTTCCCTATTCGGAACTGGGTCAGccaattttattgatttattattttttttctaccgggtcaacatctaaggtcattagcggcgtattcaaaatacagcaaCAGGATGGGGCTTGGGAGTGTTACAATAAAATATTATGGCAAAAAGAGTGAGTCAACGATTAAAGTAAGTGGACAAGACAAAAaggggatgaaggaaaaggaaaaggaagggttcaaggcaggggtgatcccctgcATAGGGcctgtctccgtctcctaagccccccccccactcccccacgaCAATAAGCTAGGGATTGGGGTGGGGGTCAGCCCTTATTTAACTAGGCAATCGATCTGTCTGTCCTTGGTCTTTTCTTTACTTCAACTCAATAAAGATATCACTTTTCATGTTAAATATTGTTCTTACGCAAGTAAAGCGGAGTTTCCTTTGTAATCAAATAGAAATCGTTTCAAATACATACTGATATCTTTACTAAATTCACACAATATGCTTCCCTTCCAAGCTCTTTATTCATAATATTCCTCAGCCATCTTTTTTTAATGCCATGAGATAttcttaatgtctttttttttgggggggggggatggggaggtattTTACTTGGTAATCTtgatctaattattattttttgagttTTTGTGATATAACTGGGGTATACAATTAAGGACTGGTCTATAGATCTCAGTTGCAAGTAATTCTATATAAGATACTTTTGCTGAAGCAAACTGAAAAATTTAACTTCCTTGATATTGCTGTTAATTGAGTACAGCTTCTCACTGATATCAggtttctatttctatattttctcatTCTGACTGTCTTGATAAAGAAATACATCTAAAGAGAGATTCACTTTATTAACCCCAAAATGTACAGGATCACACCTTTGTATCACAGAGTTTGTTGGACACATCTAGCATCAACATACATTTTGCAAACACTACTAcaaaatatcaatttatatatacacacatgcttcaGATGCCAGTATTTGAAGCTGTATTAAACTTTCCACTTGGGTGTATTACCAGACCCATTTATGTCCAATAACAGGGAAAGCCCATGCATCAGGGTGTCCATAGTGAGGGGTGTCTTTTGCAAAATCCTGCTCACTCCATCTGAAAATTGGTTGCTGGTCATAAGTGGGTCCATTCACAGCCAAAAACTTTAGACTGCTGGCCATGCTCGAAGTGGTCATCTTCATGTCTGTACCCCCGTGTGACCTGTGGCCTAGAGCTCCAAAGGGGTATGTCCCATTCTTAGGGTTAAGGTCATTCCTGGCAGAAATGGCATTCTCAGCACTGAATGGAGGAGTGCAGTTGCAGCGGGAGAGGGGGTCGTGCTGAAAGTCATTGTAGCGCATCAGCTTAATCATGGAGCGGATGTTCTTTACTTTCACGTGGTCCCTCTTGAAAATAAGAGCTCTCGGGGTTTTATCATAAGTGAACCAGTCCCCATAACGTTTAACCATAGCAGGAGCCCCACTCATGTTGAAGATCTCAGGGTAGAATGGGACATTGTAACTTGGCCAGTAAGATTGAGAACGTAGGAAGTGAGACTGGTCGCCTGACAGTACAATGCCTGGGAGTTGCTCCAATACCCATAATGTATTAGGTCTGAAAGGATAATGATAGATAAGAAACAAAAAGTATGTAATAGTAATATCTAAGAAttcatataaactttttttttctaggctAGTTGCATAAAGCAATACCATACTTCATGAAAGACTATACAAAAAAAGGTAAACCTAATGTTGGTCATTAAAATAATGCAAATTATTTCATGCACAGATATCTTTTCCCCCTTACTGGATCTGTTTCCTTGGTTTAAACAGCTTGTAATCAACCACCATCCACTGGTTGTTGTAAGTCCCACTATTATGCATGGAGAAGAAATTGGCCCAACTCTTTCCATCTGTGGCTAAACGATTGGCAACAATTGTCCGCATCCATTCCATCAGCTAGAAATAAAAGTGTCATACAGAATTCTGTAGACTTGAAAGGAGATTTGTGCAACCATCCAAGACACCTGTATAAACTAAGAAACTCAAGCAATCacatttttggaaatattcttcATAACCATTTATTTAACTAATATTACAAATATGAAGatgtaaatagaaataataagctCATAAAACATAATCACAAATATAAGCAATACTTTCTGAACTTATTGATTAAATGGACAAGAGATTCCCAAAGATGATAAATCTAATATTTTGAGGTTTATAAATGTTATTAGATATaactaaacaaaattaaaagatagTTGGATAGTAAAGTAATATGAAGACTGACAACAGTAATCTCTAGACCTCTCCTAAATAGTGAGAAATACTAAAGCTGCACTAAATAAGAATAACTAAAACTTTAGAATATATTAAACCTTTTTGGGATCCCATGAGAACTTGTAACCCACTGCTGGGTCAAAAAGGTTCTATCCAAACATGTCACAACATAGCAAGTAACGGATGAATACCAAATTCACCCATTGCCACTGGGGATGGTATGTACTTATATGTCATGTCCACTGTTATTTTAGTTTATCAACTGTGTTTACATATAGCTGGGTCCATGAGTGTTTAGTCACCATGGAGTCAGTTATTACTCTTATCTATCTTGCctgtttcccccttttctacatttttggaaatattctttttactttgttactattagtattgtacataacattataataatcatcatgtcaATACTAGTAAAAGTATCAATATTAAAAAtgttagaagaaaaaacaaactcaagaaaaaaggaaatcaggAAAAGTCACCTAATGGACTCCTTGGTGACAAagcacttgtggagtcatctatatgtaaacacaatttAAAAAAGCAAAACTACTGTGGATATTACATGTTCCTAGTGGCAAAGATGACAACTTTATGAGTGGCTTCCATATGTCAGATTCACTTGGAAGCTATGCTACTGAAAAGACACCCCCAGTTATCCACAGGGAAATTCCTCTGAAACTTATCATGGGCAAGAGGTTTATGACCTGAACTTTGTATTGCACTACTGCCTTGTCAAAATCACAAGGGAAAGACTTGCTACACACTCTTCCAATGTTAaaggagatataaaaaagaaaaaggaggttcAGGAACCTctttaaaacaagaaataagaaaacacaaCATCCACTAACCTCTCCAGTTGCAGTGACATTCTTCCACAGTGCTGGGTTGCCATTACCAATGGTAGTTTCCAGAGTGGTAAGTCCCGATGAGAGGATGTAGAAGTCGTCTCCAGATGATAGGATTCCTGGATATGATGAGAATGCAACCGTGTGGCCAGGGATAGTGTCACTGGGGTCAGATGATCCCGTTCGTCGGAAGGGTAGAATGTACTTTTTCTGAACTCTTAGCATGGATTGGTACCTGATGTTGAACAGagttaatttttttgtatttagttaGATCAACtggattattataataaaaaatcacTGATGAATAACAGACTACATAAACTGGGAAATGACAAGATTATTTACAGAACCAAGAAATTAGAATTAAGAAATGACatgaaaaattaaatacaaaagtgaaatgaaaaaaaaaaaaggaaagtctcaCAAATATAGCTTATCTTTTTACTCATTTACATCTCAGTCAATTTCCATCCTGGATTTATGACTTTTGGTAC is part of the Penaeus chinensis breed Huanghai No. 1 chromosome 35, ASM1920278v2, whole genome shotgun sequence genome and harbors:
- the LOC125044326 gene encoding putative phospholipase B-like 2 isoform X2, which produces MTGQGICTSTFLVLLVLAIPASPALLSVSFDGTNFHLNDGITKNWVARGNFTDHTFENGWGYLEIETNPAYPDTIQAYAAGFAEGASSRDMIYKSYRNTLEGFCEWKSQKFCDNLREFLKKNTQWMKSMIALKRQSCPVFYNIDLILTQMNGVADGYNKTGKYPIPDEAILWMNLLGDIEDLESALDPGMSNMSIEDFVKSGRTLGDGHCSALVKVLPGNTDLYVSHVTWNTYQSMLRVQKKYILPFRRTGSSDPSDTIPGHTVAFSSYPGILSSGDDFYILSSGLTTLETTIGNGNPALWKNVTATGELMEWMRTIVANRLATDGKSWANFFSMHNSGTYNNQWMVVDYKLFKPRKQIQPNTLWVLEQLPGIVLSGDQSHFLRSQSYWPSYNVPFYPEIFNMSGAPAMVKRYGDWFTYDKTPRALIFKRDHVKVKNIRSMIKLMRYNDFQHDPLSRCNCTPPFSAENAISARNDLNPKNGTYPFGALGHRSHGGTDMKMTTSSMASSLKFLAVNGPTYDQQPIFRWSEQDFAKDTPHYGHPDAWAFPVIGHKWVW
- the LOC125044326 gene encoding putative phospholipase B-like 2 isoform X1; the protein is MVTTEQLSLPVHSWKPTMTGQGICTSTFLVLLVLAIPASPALLSVSFDGTNFHLNDGITKNWVARGNFTDHTFENGWGYLEIETNPAYPDTIQAYAAGFAEGASSRDMIYKSYRNTLEGFCEWKSQKFCDNLREFLKKNTQWMKSMIALKRQSCPVFYNIDLILTQMNGVADGYNKTGKYPIPDEAILWMNLLGDIEDLESALDPGMSNMSIEDFVKSGRTLGDGHCSALVKVLPGNTDLYVSHVTWNTYQSMLRVQKKYILPFRRTGSSDPSDTIPGHTVAFSSYPGILSSGDDFYILSSGLTTLETTIGNGNPALWKNVTATGELMEWMRTIVANRLATDGKSWANFFSMHNSGTYNNQWMVVDYKLFKPRKQIQPNTLWVLEQLPGIVLSGDQSHFLRSQSYWPSYNVPFYPEIFNMSGAPAMVKRYGDWFTYDKTPRALIFKRDHVKVKNIRSMIKLMRYNDFQHDPLSRCNCTPPFSAENAISARNDLNPKNGTYPFGALGHRSHGGTDMKMTTSSMASSLKFLAVNGPTYDQQPIFRWSEQDFAKDTPHYGHPDAWAFPVIGHKWVW